CTGACGGCCATCATGCTGGTGGTGGTCAATACGGTCTCGGCCTTGGTGCATGTCTATTCGATCGGCTACATGGCCGACGACCCACATCGCAGCCGGTTCTTTGCCTATCTCTCGCTGTTCACCTTCGCCATGCTGATGCTTGTGACGGCTGACAACTTCCTGCAGATGTTCTTCGGCTGGGAAGGTGTGGGTCTGGCGTCCTATCTGCTGATTGGTTTCTGGTACACAAAGCCATCCGCCACTGCGGCGGCAATGAAGGCCTTTGTGGTCAACCGCGTTGGTGACTTCGGCTTTGCCCTGGGCATTTTCGGCGCCTTCATGGTGCTGGGTCATATCGACTTCGACGGGGCGTTCCACGCGGCTGAAGGTTTTGCCACAACTGGCCTGCCAGTTATGCAGTTCCTGGGCTGGCAGCTCGATGCCATGACCGTGGTTTGCCTGCTGTTGTTCATGGGTGCCATGGGCAAGTCGGCGCAGTTCCTGCTGCACACCTGGCTGCCGGACGCCATGGAAGGCCCGACACCGGTGTCGGCGCTGATCCATGCGGCTACCATGGTGACCGCTGGTGTGTTCATGGTGGCGCGTCTGTCGCCACTGTTTGAAACATCGCCTGCGGCCATGACCTTTGTGCTGGTGATCGGTGCCATTACGGCGTTCTTTGCGGCGACGGTTGGTCTGGTTCAGAACGACATCAAACGCGTTATCGCCTATTCGACCTGTTCGCAGCTGGGCTATATGTTCGTTGCGCTCGGGGCAGGGGCCTACTCGGCCGGCGTATTCCACCTGTTCACGCATGCCTTCTTCAAGGCCTTGTTGTTCCTGGGAGCTGGCGCGGTCATCCACGCCATGCATCACGAGCAGGACATGCGGAATATGGGTGGCCTGCGCCACAAGATCCCGGTGACCTATGCCATGATGCTGATCGGCACGCTGGCCCTGACTGGTGTTGGTATCCCCGGTAGCGAGTGGTTGGGCTTTGCCGGCTTCTTCTCCAAGGATTCCATTATCGAAGCGGCTTATGCCGTGGGCGGTAATACCGGCATGTTCGCCTTCTGGATGCTTGTGATCGCAGCACTGTTCACGAGCTTCTATTCGTGGCGGCTGATCCACCTGACCTTCCACGGCGCGCCACGTCCAGCTGCTCATGGTCATGATGATCATGCAGCGCATGACGATCACGGTCATGACGATCACGGTTCGGCCTATGATCACGCCCATGAAGCACCCAATGTGATGCTGGTGCCACTTTATGTGCTGGGCGCCGGTGCTGTGCTGGCGGGTGCGGTGTTCTATTCGATGTTCTTCCACGATGTGGGCCATATCGAACACTTCTTTGCCGGTGCCGTTGTTGTCGACCACGAGATCATCGAGGCCGCCCATCACGTGCCGGTCTGGGTCAAGTGGAGCGCGACGATTGCCATGATCCTCGGCTTTGTCGCCGCCTACTGGATGTATATCCGTCGTCCGGAAATGCCTGCTCGACTGGCCGGCACCAATCCGGGGCTCTACAAGTTCCTGCTCAACAAGTGGTACTTCGACGAACTTTACGACACGATCTTCGTCAAGCCAGCCTTGTGGATCGGACGCGCCTTCTGGAAGGGCTTCGATGACTGGCTGATCGATGACAAGATTACCGAAGGCCTTGGCCGCCGGGTGCAGAACGTGACCGGTTGGGTCACCAAGCTTCAGTCCGGCTATCTCTACCACTATGCATTCGCCATGCTGATCGGCATTGCGGCACTGCTGACCTGGGCCATTGTGGCCGGGGGACTGATCTGATGAACTTCGACAATACCATCCTCACAGTCCTTACCTGGTTGCCGCTTGTCGGCGCTGCGGTGATCCTGTTCATGCCTCGGACGGCTCTTGAGGCCATTCGCTGGACGACCTTTGCGGTCACGGCCCTTGTGCTGGTGCTGTCGCTGTTCATGTGGCAGGCATTTGATCCATCCAATGCCGGTTTCCAGTTCGTTGTAAACTACGCCTGGATTGGCGATACGATTGGGTATCGCGTCGGCGTGGACGGCATTTCGGTGTTGTTCGTGGTGCTCACCGCGCTGCTGATGCCATTTGCCATTCTCGCCAGCTGGACTGTCGAGAAGCGCGTCAAGGAATACATGATCGTCTTCCTGATCCTGGAAACGCTGATGGTCGGTGTGTTCACCACGCTCGATCTGGCGATGTTCTATGTGTTCT
The DNA window shown above is from Devosia litorisediminis and carries:
- the nuoL gene encoding NADH-quinone oxidoreductase subunit L: MIQAIVFLPLIGALIAGLLGRTIGHRNSEYVTTGLLILSAVLSWVVFLPVAFGGGLAGAEVDGHTAVLKIELMRWIQVGDMDLRWVLRVDTLTAIMLVVVNTVSALVHVYSIGYMADDPHRSRFFAYLSLFTFAMLMLVTADNFLQMFFGWEGVGLASYLLIGFWYTKPSATAAAMKAFVVNRVGDFGFALGIFGAFMVLGHIDFDGAFHAAEGFATTGLPVMQFLGWQLDAMTVVCLLLFMGAMGKSAQFLLHTWLPDAMEGPTPVSALIHAATMVTAGVFMVARLSPLFETSPAAMTFVLVIGAITAFFAATVGLVQNDIKRVIAYSTCSQLGYMFVALGAGAYSAGVFHLFTHAFFKALLFLGAGAVIHAMHHEQDMRNMGGLRHKIPVTYAMMLIGTLALTGVGIPGSEWLGFAGFFSKDSIIEAAYAVGGNTGMFAFWMLVIAALFTSFYSWRLIHLTFHGAPRPAAHGHDDHAAHDDHGHDDHGSAYDHAHEAPNVMLVPLYVLGAGAVLAGAVFYSMFFHDVGHIEHFFAGAVVVDHEIIEAAHHVPVWVKWSATIAMILGFVAAYWMYIRRPEMPARLAGTNPGLYKFLLNKWYFDELYDTIFVKPALWIGRAFWKGFDDWLIDDKITEGLGRRVQNVTGWVTKLQSGYLYHYAFAMLIGIAALLTWAIVAGGLI